The segment GTGAAAGCGCCACGCGACCACTTCGAGCGCGCGTTCGATCAGGTCAACTATGATCACCGTCGCGTAGAGAAGGGCGCGTTCATGTGGTCGAACGGCAGCTACCGTCTCGGCAACATCGAGCTTTGGGGAGGCATCTGCACGGACCAGGCTTATTTCGCGAGCATGGCCGGCAAGGCGAGGGGTATTCCGACGATCTATTTCGCCGGTCAGGGAACCGACGGCGGTCACGCGTGGTTCGGATTCCTCAAGCGTAACGGATCGTGGAATCTCGATGCCGGGCGCTACGAAAACCAGAATTTCACGGTCGGCCAGGCGCTTGATCCGCAGACGTGGCTGCCGATCACCGACCACGAGCTGGCGTATCTGTCCGGGAAAACCGCGCGCGCACCCGGGCAGGAAGCGGCGCAGGGCGATCTGGCCATGGCCGAATTGTTCTCACGGCGCGGCGACAGCGCGCAGGCGCTGGCTGCGGCGGAGAGTGCGCTGCACGCGGCGCCCGGACTGGTCGCAGCGTGGGAGGCGAAGGAGGAAATACTCGAAACCCGAGGCGACAGCGCGGGTTTGCGCGAACTCTACACACGCGCCCTCGAGCAGTTCCGCCGGCACGAGGATCTGCGCGTCCGATACCAGACGCGCTTGGCCGCCGCGGAGCGCGAGGGCGGAAACTCCGCTGCAGCGAGCAATATCGAGAGCCGCATGGTGCGCGAGAACCGCAGGCAGCGGGCCGATCTCAGTGCCGGCGTCGCGTCGGACACGCTTTCGCGGTTGCTTGAATCAGGCGACTACGACCGCGCCGGGCACGAATACCGGGCGTTGCTCCTCAAGCTCGGGAGGACGGGCGGGGGAAACCTTTTTTACGGCGTCGTCCGTCCTTACGTGGAGACCCTGCGCGCTGACGGCAAGACGGCCGAGGCGCAGCGCGCGCTGCGTCAGGCGCGGCAGGCCATGCCGGTCGAACCCGGCAGCATCCTCGACCGTGATTTCAAGGAGCTTGAATCCGCGGTGTCGCGTCAGTAGCGGATCTTGTCCGCCTTGGCCTCGTAGCGCCGCCAGACGTGGAGCATCTCCTCGTGCAGGCACATCGTGGCGGGGATGGATCTTTCGTTGACCGGCTTGGACAACTCCCCGTAGATCGCATGGTCATCGAAACCGCCGAAGCGCATCGCGTCCGCGATGGTGGAAGCATAGACGATCCGCTCGATGCGCGCCCAGAAGATCGCCGCGGCGCACATGGGGCATGGCTCCCCGGTGGTGTAGAGCGTGCAACCGGCGAGATGGAACGTGCCGAGATTTTTAGCAGCGGTCCGTATCGCGGCCATCTCGCCGTGCCACGTGGGGTCATTTTCAGCTACCACGCGGTTTGTGCCTTCGCCGACAACGGCGCCGTCCTTCACGACAACGCAGCCGAACGGACCGCCGGAACTGTCGATCAATGCAGCCTTTTCGCCGAGGGCAATGGCCCTCCGCATGAACTTTTCGTCTTCGGCGCGGAGGGAGGGTGCGGTCATGCCGGCGTTATCCCTCGCTCCGGACCCGCTGCTTCTCGTTGTCGCGCTTTTCCTCGAACCGGCGGATTTCATCGGCAAGCTGACGCCGGATCTGTGCGATATCCTCCGGCGAGGACGCCTTGGCAATCTCCCCTTGGAGCAGCAATTCTTTGGCGGCGATGTCGGCCTTGCACTTGGCCTCGATTTCCGCGATGCGCTCTTTTTGCTGTTCGCTGAGCACCACCGTGGGTGCGGCTGACTCGAGGCGGCTCATGGCGATCTCGTAGGCGGATTTCATGTCCACAATCTTAGGAAATGGCGCCACGCCGTGCAACTGCTCTGGCGACTCGGATCGGACGGCGCTAAGTTGGAGGTGATGCCCATCCGATTGCTCAGCACCGACTTCGACGGGACCCTCATCGGGCATGAACCCGATGCGCGCACAGCCGAATCACTCTCGGAAGCGCTGTCTGCCATGAGGCGACAAGGCGTCTTCTGGGCTGTCAACACGGGCCGGCAACTTTGGTTTGCTCTCGAAGGCCTGGAGCATGCGCGTCTCCCGCACGATCCGGATTTTGTCCTCACTAGCGAGAAGGACATTTTCCGGCGCGTGGAAGAGGGGGACTGGGAGGCGTTCGGGGATTGGAACGCGCGCGCGGAGCGAAGAACAGTCGAGTTGTTTGAAAAAGCGTCGCGTGTTTTCGCGGAAATCCGGGGCATGGCGGAGAAGGAAGGTATCGAATTGCTCTATGAAAACAACCGCCTCGCCGGGCTCATGACCGTCGATGCCGCCGCCATGGACCGCGTCGCCGAAACCGTGCGGAGGGTCGCGTCCGATGTCCCGGATTTTTCCTTCAACCGCAACGACGTGTGGATGCGTTTTTCACACCGCGAAATTCACAAGGGGTCATCGCTCGGCGAGTTGATGAGGCTCTTGGGCATCGCGCGGGAAGAAACACTCGCCATCGGGGACCACCACAACGACATCCCCATGCTCGACGGTTCCTCTGCCGGGCTTGTGGCGTGCCCCGCCAACGCCGTCGCCGAGGTCAAGGACGTGGTGCGCGCCGCCGGAGGTTACATTTCGCCCTTCCTTTGGGGCGAGGGCGTCGCGGATGCGATCAGCCACTTCTCGCGGTTCAGTTGATGAGCCCCCAGCGGCCGACGAACGGCCAATACACAACCAGGCCCCGGCCCACGACATTCGCCTCCGGCACGGGTCCGAAGAACCGGCTGTCGCTGCTGTTGTAGCTGTTGTCGCCGAGCGCGAAATACGAGGCGCGCGGCACGGCGTAATCCGCCGCGGGCGATCCGAGGAGGGGAAAGGCGCCGCCGCCTGCGCTCGTGTTCGAATACCCCGCGTAGCCATTTTCGCAAGACATCACCCGTCGGAAGACCGACAACTGCGGGACCTTCCCGTCGATGTAGAGATCGGGTGGCACGATGCGCAGTGTTTGTCCGGCAAGGCCAGCAAGGCGCTTGATGTAATACTGCGATCCCATGCCCGGGGCGATCGTTGCCTCGATGCGTCGTATGCCCGTGGTGCGGAAAACGAAAACGTCGCCTGCTGCAGGGCGGATGAAATTGTAGGTCACCTTGTCCACGAAGAGTTGGTCGCCGGAATCGGCATGGCCGCGAACGAGGGGTTGCCCGGCCCGGACCGGCCGCCCGGGATAAATCTTGAAGTCGCGCCGCACCACATCCGCCGGTGCGGGAACGCTGTAGCTCCGGCTGCGGGTGATGATCTCGGTCGAAGTGAAAAAATGCAGGCGGGTGACCTCCCTCAATCCGATCACGGTATCATCCTCTTTCGCGGTCACGTCGATGTAGGTGCGGCCTTTGAGGACGAACTCCGCTGCACGGACGGGCCATGATGGAGGCGGATCGACAGTCGGTGTTCCGGTCACGCCGTAGAGTGTCGGTTGCATCGAGCCTGTGGGAATTTTGAATGGCTGGAGAAAATACGCTCGAACGCCGAGCGCGACCACAAGGGCGACAAGTATCACCTCGGTGTTCTCCCTCAGTCCGGCAAGCGGCAACGGCGGCGCGGCTTGGTTGAAAAGCTCGTGTAATTTTGCCGTGGAATTCTGGATGTCTTCGCGCGAACGCTTGCGCATCGCCACCTCGAGCCGGGTTATTCCCTCGCGCAGGCCGATGATTTGCTGCTGCGGAAGGATGTCGCGGCGGTAGCGCAGAAGCTTGCGTGCGGCTCGCAGCATGAATTTCGCTTCCTTGCGGTAGCGTGGCGTGAAGAAGAACATGCGGGCATCATCCTCCGTGCTGGAGGTGGAAAAGGCAACGTCGCCGCTCAGTCCGCGGGCCGCAGCGGGAAATCCGGCGGGACCGGTGCGAGGAAAGTCATGTCTTTGCCTGTGACGGGATGGTGGATTTCCAGCTTCCACGCGTGCAATAGCTGCCGCGGGAAATCCGCGCCGCCGCCATAGAGCCTGTCGCCGGCGATCGGGTGCCCGAGATGCTTGAGATGAACGCGGATCTGGTGGGTGCGGCCGGTCTTCGGCCGGCATTCGAGCAGTGAAAGCCGTCCGTCCGATGCCAGCAGGCGCCAAGCGGTCTCCGCCTCACGTGCTCCGGGCCGGCTGCTGACGGCCATTTGCTTGCGCCTTGCGGGGTGGCGCGCGATGGCGCCTTTGATCACGCCTTGCGCGGCCCTGGGTTTGCCGCGGACCACGGCGAGGTAGGTCTTGCGGGCGGTGCGTTCGGCGAATTGCCGCGCGAGTCCCGCGTGTGCCCTCTCGGTCTTGGCGACCAAAATGCAACCACTGGTGTCCTTGTCCAGCCGGTGAACGATGCCCGGACGAAGGGGATCGGCTCCGGGTGAAATCGCGGCGCAACGGTGCAGCACGGCGTTCACCAGCGTGCCCTGCCAGTTGCCTGCCGCGGGGTGGACCACGAGGCCGGGCGGCTTGTTCAGGCAAAGCAGGTGGTCGTCCTCGTATATGACATCGAGGGGAATCTCTTCGGCGACGGCGCGTGCGGGTGCGGTCTCGGGCGGCGGTATCGTCGCCTCGATCCGGTCTCCGGCACGCAATGCGCAAGACGCGCGCGCGGGCGCGTCGTTCACTTTGACCAAGCCCGCGGCGATGGCGCGTTGCCAGCGTGCGCGGCTCACAT is part of the Chthoniobacterales bacterium genome and harbors:
- a CDS encoding RluA family pseudouridine synthase; this encodes MDEPLRLVAAENAPRLDRWLADHHPDVSRARWQRAIAAGLVKVNDAPARASCALRAGDRIEATIPPPETAPARAVAEEIPLDVIYEDDHLLCLNKPPGLVVHPAAGNWQGTLVNAVLHRCAAISPGADPLRPGIVHRLDKDTSGCILVAKTERAHAGLARQFAERTARKTYLAVVRGKPRAAQGVIKGAIARHPARRKQMAVSSRPGAREAETAWRLLASDGRLSLLECRPKTGRTHQIRVHLKHLGHPIAGDRLYGGGADFPRQLLHAWKLEIHHPVTGKDMTFLAPVPPDFPLRPAD
- the lepB gene encoding signal peptidase I; translated protein: MFFFTPRYRKEAKFMLRAARKLLRYRRDILPQQQIIGLREGITRLEVAMRKRSREDIQNSTAKLHELFNQAAPPLPLAGLRENTEVILVALVVALGVRAYFLQPFKIPTGSMQPTLYGVTGTPTVDPPPSWPVRAAEFVLKGRTYIDVTAKEDDTVIGLREVTRLHFFTSTEIITRSRSYSVPAPADVVRRDFKIYPGRPVRAGQPLVRGHADSGDQLFVDKVTYNFIRPAAGDVFVFRTTGIRRIEATIAPGMGSQYYIKRLAGLAGQTLRIVPPDLYIDGKVPQLSVFRRVMSCENGYAGYSNTSAGGGAFPLLGSPAADYAVPRASYFALGDNSYNSSDSRFFGPVPEANVVGRGLVVYWPFVGRWGLIN
- a CDS encoding DotU family type IV/VI secretion system protein: MKSAYEIAMSRLESAAPTVVLSEQQKERIAEIEAKCKADIAAKELLLQGEIAKASSPEDIAQIRRQLADEIRRFEEKRDNEKQRVRSEG
- a CDS encoding HAD family phosphatase, with the translated sequence MPIRLLSTDFDGTLIGHEPDARTAESLSEALSAMRRQGVFWAVNTGRQLWFALEGLEHARLPHDPDFVLTSEKDIFRRVEEGDWEAFGDWNARAERRTVELFEKASRVFAEIRGMAEKEGIELLYENNRLAGLMTVDAAAMDRVAETVRRVASDVPDFSFNRNDVWMRFSHREIHKGSSLGELMRLLGIAREETLAIGDHHNDIPMLDGSSAGLVACPANAVAEVKDVVRAAGGYISPFLWGEGVADAISHFSRFS
- a CDS encoding nucleoside deaminase, which gives rise to MRRAIALGEKAALIDSSGGPFGCVVVKDGAVVGEGTNRVVAENDPTWHGEMAAIRTAAKNLGTFHLAGCTLYTTGEPCPMCAAAIFWARIERIVYASTIADAMRFGGFDDHAIYGELSKPVNERSIPATMCLHEEMLHVWRRYEAKADKIRY